A DNA window from Sphingomonas profundi contains the following coding sequences:
- a CDS encoding LysR family transcriptional regulator: MIDDLGALRAFVAVVEAGSFSAAGRRLRVVPSTISKHVAELESRVSGQLVIRSTKRLSITELGSRFYDRCLSILHEVEETENEIGEYNAEPQGLLRVSAATVFTTRHMTPILVRFLRKYPKVRLDISLSTSAEDIVADGIDVAIRISNNLDPGLIALKLAPNMRVYCAAPDYLARHGTPGSLADLAGHNCLVVRGVTQSARWPQRLADGSIEQVAVSGSFVSDNGDLVRQALLEGLGIGHLARFMVDEHIRSGELVELFPESREPASNIYAVYAKRKNLPLKTRAFLDHLRAEFATPPSWAAA; encoded by the coding sequence ATGATCGACGATCTCGGTGCGCTGCGGGCGTTCGTCGCGGTCGTCGAGGCGGGCAGCTTCTCGGCGGCCGGGCGCCGGCTGCGCGTGGTGCCGTCCACGATATCGAAGCATGTCGCGGAACTGGAAAGCCGGGTCAGCGGCCAGCTCGTGATCCGATCGACCAAGCGGCTCTCGATCACCGAGCTTGGCAGCCGCTTCTACGACCGTTGTCTCTCCATCCTGCACGAGGTGGAGGAGACCGAGAACGAGATCGGCGAATATAATGCCGAGCCGCAGGGGCTTCTGCGCGTGTCGGCGGCGACCGTCTTCACGACGCGTCACATGACGCCGATCCTCGTCCGCTTCCTCCGCAAATATCCGAAGGTCCGGCTCGACATCTCGTTGTCGACCAGCGCGGAGGACATCGTCGCCGACGGGATCGACGTCGCGATCCGGATCAGCAACAATCTCGATCCCGGTCTGATCGCGCTCAAGCTCGCGCCGAACATGCGGGTCTACTGCGCCGCGCCCGACTATCTGGCGCGGCACGGCACGCCGGGCAGCCTGGCCGATCTCGCCGGCCACAACTGCCTGGTCGTGCGCGGCGTGACCCAATCGGCGCGCTGGCCGCAGCGGCTGGCGGACGGCTCGATCGAGCAGGTGGCGGTCTCGGGCTCGTTCGTGTCGGACAATGGCGATCTCGTTCGCCAGGCGCTGCTGGAAGGGCTGGGGATCGGCCATCTCGCCCGCTTCATGGTGGACGAGCATATCCGCAGCGGCGAACTGGTCGAGCTGTTTCCCGAGAGCCGCGAGCCGGCGAGCAACATCTATGCGGTCTATGCGAAGCGGAAGAACCTGCCGCTCAAGACGCGCGCCTTCCTGGACCATCTGCGCGCCGAGTTCGCCACGCCGCCATCCTGGGCGGCCGCCTGA
- a CDS encoding maleate cis-trans isomerase family protein, which produces MVGRTFRIGQIVPSSNTTMETEIPAILRAREAMRPDERFTFHSSRMRMKKVTREELAAMDGDSDRCALELSDARVDVMGYACLVAIMSMGHGYHRTSQQRLHRRTVENGGAAPVVTSAGALIDGLQAIGARKVAVITPYMQPLTAMVVDYIEAEGVSVLDRISLQIEDNLAVGRHDPAKLIGIAKSLDLSQVDALVLSACVQMPSLAVLPAVEDAVGKPVVSAAVCTAFRMLEELGLETIAPDAGALLSGRYTRQPARAMAQ; this is translated from the coding sequence GTGGTGGGCAGGACGTTCAGGATCGGTCAGATCGTGCCGAGCTCCAACACCACCATGGAGACCGAGATCCCCGCCATCCTGCGGGCGCGCGAGGCGATGCGCCCCGACGAACGCTTCACCTTCCACTCCAGCCGGATGCGGATGAAGAAGGTCACGCGTGAGGAACTGGCGGCGATGGACGGCGATTCCGACCGTTGCGCGCTGGAACTGTCCGACGCGCGCGTGGACGTGATGGGCTATGCCTGCCTCGTCGCCATCATGAGCATGGGGCACGGCTATCACCGCACCTCGCAGCAGCGGCTGCACCGCCGCACGGTGGAGAATGGCGGAGCGGCGCCGGTCGTCACCAGCGCGGGCGCGCTGATCGACGGACTGCAGGCGATAGGCGCGCGCAAGGTCGCCGTGATCACACCCTATATGCAGCCGCTGACCGCGATGGTGGTGGACTATATCGAGGCGGAAGGCGTGTCCGTGCTCGATCGGATATCGCTCCAGATCGAGGACAATCTGGCGGTGGGGCGGCACGATCCGGCCAAGCTGATCGGGATCGCGAAATCGCTCGACCTGTCGCAGGTGGACGCGCTGGTGCTCTCGGCCTGCGTGCAGATGCCGTCTCTCGCCGTGCTGCCGGCGGTGGAGGACGCGGTCGGCAAGCCGGTGGTCTCGGCGGCGGTCTGCACCGCCTTCCGGATGCTGGAGGAACTCGGCCTCGAAACGATCGCGCCCGATGCCGGCGCGCTGCTGAGCGGTCGCTATACCCGCCAGCCGGCGCGTGCGATGGCGCAGTGA
- the dld gene encoding D-lactate dehydrogenase, with amino-acid sequence MRQPTADSSALPLPDGLLGRLRAIVGRRHLLTADRQTRAFRIGYRFGGGPVLAVAVPGTLVEQWRVAVACHAAGVIIIPQAANTGLTGGSTPVAEGYDRPVVILSTRRLKGIRPIEDGAQVVCLAGASLFELERVLAPLGRQPHSVIGSSCIGASVVGGICNNSGGALVERGPAYTEWALYARAEPDGTLTLVNHLGIALGGDPETILSRLEAGAFGPADIVRDDTRRASDAGYAAHVRQVDAATPARFNADPHRLREASGSAGRLIVFAVRLDTFRQDLDPAVFYIGANDPATLTALRRDILSGFSTLPVTGEYIHRDAFDIAAVYGKDVFLAIERLGTHRLPALFAMKARVDTIAARFGRLGAGLSDRLLQAASRLFPQHLPSRMRAFRDRFEHHLILRMQGSGVAEARAYFADRFDRAGVDADVFECTAEEARKAFLHRFAVASAAVRYHAVHARRSGGIVALDIALPRNTLDWVETLPPAIERRIAHKLYYGHFFCQVFHQDYLVHAGVDPHALEAEMLPLLDARGAEYPAEHNVGHLYVAKPALAAFYRALDPANAFNPGIGQTSRKANWS; translated from the coding sequence ATGCGACAGCCGACCGCAGACAGTTCCGCCTTACCGCTGCCGGACGGGCTGCTCGGACGATTGCGCGCGATCGTCGGGCGACGCCATCTTCTGACCGCGGATCGGCAGACGAGGGCGTTCCGGATCGGCTACCGCTTCGGTGGCGGGCCGGTGCTGGCGGTGGCCGTGCCCGGCACGCTGGTCGAGCAGTGGCGGGTGGCGGTGGCATGCCACGCGGCGGGCGTCATCATCATCCCGCAGGCCGCCAATACCGGCCTGACCGGCGGATCGACCCCGGTTGCCGAAGGCTATGATCGGCCGGTCGTGATCCTCAGCACCCGGCGGCTGAAAGGCATCCGGCCGATCGAGGACGGGGCACAGGTCGTGTGCCTCGCGGGCGCCAGCCTGTTTGAGCTGGAGCGGGTGCTGGCGCCGCTCGGCCGGCAGCCGCATTCGGTGATCGGCTCGTCCTGTATCGGCGCCTCGGTGGTGGGCGGCATCTGCAACAATTCGGGCGGCGCGCTGGTCGAGCGCGGCCCCGCTTATACCGAGTGGGCGCTTTATGCCCGCGCCGAGCCCGATGGCACGCTGACCCTGGTCAACCATCTCGGGATCGCGCTTGGCGGCGACCCGGAGACGATCCTGTCACGGCTGGAGGCAGGCGCGTTCGGCCCGGCCGACATCGTCCGCGATGACACCCGGCGCGCATCCGACGCGGGCTATGCCGCGCATGTCCGCCAGGTCGACGCGGCTACGCCCGCCCGCTTCAACGCCGATCCGCATCGGCTGCGCGAGGCGTCGGGCTCGGCCGGGCGGCTGATCGTGTTCGCGGTCCGGCTCGATACCTTCCGCCAGGATCTGGACCCCGCCGTCTTCTACATCGGCGCGAACGATCCGGCGACGCTCACCGCGCTCCGCCGCGATATCCTGTCCGGCTTCTCGACGCTGCCCGTGACGGGCGAATATATCCATCGGGACGCGTTCGACATCGCCGCCGTGTACGGCAAGGATGTGTTCCTCGCAATCGAGCGGCTCGGCACGCACCGCCTGCCGGCGCTCTTCGCGATGAAGGCGAGGGTGGACACGATAGCGGCGCGGTTCGGCCGGCTGGGCGCGGGCCTGAGCGACCGGCTGCTCCAGGCCGCCAGCCGGCTGTTCCCGCAACATCTCCCGTCCCGGATGCGCGCCTTTCGCGATCGGTTCGAGCATCACCTCATCCTCAGGATGCAAGGGTCGGGCGTGGCCGAGGCGCGCGCCTATTTCGCCGACCGCTTCGATCGGGCGGGCGTGGATGCGGACGTCTTCGAATGTACCGCCGAGGAAGCGCGCAAGGCCTTCCTCCATCGGTTCGCGGTCGCCAGCGCGGCCGTGCGCTACCATGCCGTGCATGCGCGCCGATCCGGCGGCATCGTCGCGCTCGACATCGCGCTCCCGCGCAACACGCTCGACTGGGTGGAGACGCTTCCGCCCGCGATCGAGCGTCGCATCGCGCACAAGCTCTATTACGGACACTTCTTCTGCCAGGTGTTCCACCAGGACTATCTGGTCCACGCCGGCGTCGATCCGCATGCGCTGGAGGCGGAGATGCTGCCGCTGCTGGATGCGCGCGGCGCCGAATATCCGGCGGAGCACAATGTCGGCCACCTCTACGTCGCCAAGCCGGCGCTCGCCGCCTTCTATCGCGCTCTCGATCCGGCGAACGCGTTCAATCCGGGCATCGGCCAGACCTCGCGCAAGGCGAACTGGTCCTGA
- a CDS encoding alpha/beta hydrolase translates to MTGRTPTAGLRGAFWDPARLPDGVRLTAHPLPTQDKQIVSGFLLARGGETTVAVIAHPREHLVPHYLAAELAAAGVAVFLQAPRLTGNDIRLEHEMALYDLAAALTFLRARGFQRIVAVGNSGGGPLWAFYNQQALLPGERRIARTPGGRPTRLESADLPVPDGLIFVSTHLGQGALLMNGIDPSVTDEGDAFSVDPALDPFAAANGYAPSGGARYAPDFVARYRAAQRARIARIDAFALDHVRRRAEARRRIKDGTGTPHDRASAAHTPIFPVWRTDADLRCWDLGIDPSDRHPGSLWGSDPFASNYGSIGFGRTCTPESWLSTWSGLCSNASMARCAPAIEQPTLLIEYTGDASTFPSEVDALFDMIGAADKSRVAFAGDHHGRPLAEGAPNPKRQVGEAMGDWLAARFPVAVPQG, encoded by the coding sequence GTGACCGGCCGGACGCCGACCGCCGGCCTGCGCGGCGCCTTCTGGGATCCGGCGCGCCTGCCCGACGGCGTGCGGCTGACGGCGCATCCGCTGCCCACGCAGGACAAGCAGATCGTCAGCGGCTTCCTGCTGGCGAGGGGCGGCGAGACGACGGTGGCGGTGATCGCCCATCCGCGCGAGCATCTGGTGCCACACTATCTGGCGGCGGAACTCGCAGCGGCCGGCGTGGCGGTGTTCCTGCAGGCGCCGCGCCTGACCGGCAACGACATCCGCCTCGAACATGAGATGGCGCTCTACGATCTGGCGGCGGCGCTGACCTTCCTGCGCGCGCGCGGCTTCCAGCGGATCGTCGCGGTGGGCAATTCGGGCGGCGGGCCGCTCTGGGCGTTCTACAACCAGCAGGCGCTGCTGCCGGGCGAACGGCGCATCGCCCGGACGCCCGGCGGTCGGCCGACCAGGCTGGAAAGCGCCGACCTGCCGGTGCCGGACGGACTGATCTTCGTCTCGACCCATCTCGGCCAGGGCGCGCTGCTGATGAACGGCATCGATCCTTCGGTGACGGACGAGGGCGATGCCTTCTCGGTCGATCCCGCGCTCGATCCGTTCGCCGCGGCGAACGGCTACGCGCCGAGCGGCGGCGCCCGCTACGCGCCCGATTTCGTCGCACGCTATCGCGCGGCGCAACGCGCCCGGATCGCGCGGATCGACGCCTTCGCGCTCGATCATGTCCGCCGGCGGGCAGAGGCGCGCCGGCGCATCAAGGACGGCACGGGTACGCCGCACGATCGGGCGAGCGCCGCGCACACGCCGATCTTCCCGGTGTGGCGCACCGATGCGGACCTGCGCTGCTGGGATCTGGGCATCGATCCGTCCGATCGCCACCCCGGCTCGCTCTGGGGGAGCGACCCCTTCGCATCCAATTACGGCAGCATCGGCTTCGGCCGCACCTGCACGCCCGAGAGCTGGCTGTCGACCTGGTCGGGACTATGCTCCAACGCGTCGATGGCCCGGTGCGCGCCCGCGATCGAGCAGCCTACCCTGCTGATCGAATATACCGGCGATGCCTCCACCTTCCCGAGCGAGGTGGACGCGCTGTTCGACATGATCGGCGCGGCCGACAAGAGCCGCGTCGCCTTCGCCGGCGATCATCACGGCCGGCCGCTCGCGGAAGGCGCACCCAATCCCAAGCGACAGGTGGGCGAGGCGATGGGCGACTGGCTCGCCGCTCGCTTCCCCGTCGCCGTCCCGCAGGGCTGA
- the hpaI gene encoding 4-hydroxy-2-oxoheptanedioate aldolase yields MNPFKQALREGRAQIGLWQALANAYTAEICAGAGFDWLLFDGEHAPNDLPLLLAQLQAVAAYPVEPVVRLPVGDSVLIKQALDIGARTLLIPMVETGEQAAELVRATRYPPHGVRGVGSAIGRAARWNRTPNYLHEASEEICLLLQVESRAGLDDLDAIARTDGVDGVFVGPSDLAASLGHLGSPGHAEVQRAIEEAIATILAAGKAPGMLMADEALSRRYLALGATFVAVGTDVTLLARGAETLAARFRAATPPPAVTPGGVY; encoded by the coding sequence GTGAACCCGTTCAAGCAGGCCCTGCGCGAAGGGCGGGCGCAGATCGGTTTGTGGCAGGCGCTCGCCAACGCCTATACGGCGGAGATCTGCGCGGGCGCGGGGTTCGACTGGCTGCTGTTCGACGGCGAGCATGCGCCCAACGACCTGCCGCTGCTGCTGGCCCAACTCCAGGCGGTCGCCGCTTATCCGGTCGAGCCGGTGGTGCGGCTGCCGGTCGGCGACAGCGTGCTCATCAAGCAGGCGCTCGACATCGGGGCGCGCACGCTGCTGATCCCGATGGTCGAAACGGGCGAGCAGGCGGCGGAGCTGGTGCGGGCGACCCGCTATCCGCCCCACGGCGTGCGCGGGGTGGGCTCGGCGATCGGGCGCGCGGCGCGGTGGAACCGGACGCCGAACTATCTGCATGAGGCGAGCGAGGAAATCTGCCTGCTGCTGCAGGTCGAGAGCCGCGCCGGCCTGGACGATCTGGACGCGATCGCGCGGACGGATGGTGTGGACGGCGTGTTCGTCGGCCCGTCCGATCTCGCGGCCTCGCTCGGCCATCTCGGGTCGCCCGGCCATGCCGAGGTGCAGCGCGCGATCGAGGAGGCGATCGCCACCATCCTCGCCGCCGGCAAGGCACCCGGCATGTTGATGGCCGACGAAGCCCTGTCGCGCCGCTATCTGGCGCTTGGCGCCACGTTCGTCGCGGTCGGCACCGACGTGACCCTGCTCGCACGCGGCGCCGAGACCCTGGCGGCGCGCTTCAGGGCCGCCACGCCGCCACCCGCCGTCACCCCGGGCGGGGTCTACTGA
- a CDS encoding aromatic ring-hydroxylating dioxygenase subunit alpha, whose translation MMRYAWNAWYMAAWSAEVGGTMLARRLLDIPIVLFRDEHGEAAALQDRCPHRFAPLHLGRVTNGTVQCAYHGLHFDRTGACVLNPSGDGHVPAQARVRAFPIEERHHIVWIWMGDPALADPSLIPNFSCIPEQPGENANIGNVLHVQANYLLEIDNLMDLSHVNYLHFGTLGNESMRACKVKVSEQDGAIRADLWMPSTIAPTYSPIAGQTCDQWTNMVWMAPTSMRLEYGSVAPGAEPVQRGEDIAVHIVTPETWRTTHYFYGTCGVFGPDDKAMADLIRGAQTSAFVTEDNPMIEAVDAAMDGADLWSLRPAILPGDVAAVRVRREIERMIRRDNMPPAPESDAAATPGLQLA comes from the coding sequence ATGATGCGATATGCGTGGAACGCCTGGTACATGGCGGCGTGGAGCGCGGAGGTCGGCGGGACGATGCTGGCGCGCCGCCTGCTCGATATCCCGATCGTCCTGTTCCGCGACGAGCATGGCGAGGCGGCGGCGTTGCAGGATCGGTGCCCGCATCGCTTCGCCCCGCTGCATCTCGGCCGGGTGACGAACGGCACGGTGCAGTGCGCCTATCACGGCCTCCATTTCGATCGCACCGGCGCCTGCGTCCTCAATCCCAGCGGTGACGGCCATGTGCCCGCGCAGGCCAGGGTGCGCGCCTTCCCGATCGAGGAGCGTCACCATATCGTGTGGATCTGGATGGGCGATCCGGCGCTGGCGGATCCGTCGCTCATCCCCAATTTCTCCTGCATTCCCGAGCAGCCCGGCGAGAACGCGAATATCGGCAACGTGCTGCATGTCCAGGCGAACTACCTGCTTGAAATCGACAACCTCATGGATCTGTCGCACGTCAACTATCTGCATTTCGGCACGCTCGGCAACGAGAGCATGCGCGCGTGCAAGGTCAAGGTCAGCGAACAGGACGGCGCGATCCGGGCCGATCTGTGGATGCCGTCGACGATCGCGCCCACCTACAGCCCGATCGCCGGCCAGACCTGCGACCAGTGGACCAACATGGTGTGGATGGCGCCCACCAGCATGCGGCTGGAATATGGATCGGTGGCGCCCGGTGCCGAGCCCGTGCAGCGCGGCGAGGACATCGCGGTTCACATCGTCACGCCCGAAACGTGGCGGACGACGCACTATTTCTACGGCACATGCGGCGTCTTCGGTCCCGACGACAAGGCCATGGCCGATCTGATCCGCGGCGCGCAGACCAGCGCCTTCGTGACGGAGGACAATCCGATGATCGAGGCGGTTGACGCGGCGATGGACGGCGCCGACCTCTGGTCGCTGCGCCCCGCCATCCTGCCCGGCGACGTCGCGGCGGTGCGTGTCCGCCGGGAGATCGAGCGGATGATCCGGCGCGACAACATGCCGCCCGCGCCGGAGAGCGACGCTGCCGCGACGCCGGGGTTGCAGCTCGCCTGA
- a CDS encoding AMP-binding protein, with protein MTNPPSETCDASLPGAMQGWAMTLDTIIAHAASAHADRPVVSIAADGAVLRRTYADVARDARRMSAALLVRGIRRTDRIATLLWKSDDHLVAWYGAMGIGAVAHTLNPRLHPDQVAWIAAHGGGRILILDPQFVPLVTAILPALPAIELLVVAGADDVAATIGGTPAMTFAQFLAEGREDVAWGGFDELTPSGLCYTSGTTGDPKGVLYTHRSNFLHAITANQPNGLALRTTDTVLPIVPMFHANAWGLPFIAPMTGAGLVLPGPRLDGASLHRLMEREGVTFAAGVPTVCQGLLRHLEETGASLTTLRRMLIGGSAVSRALIEAFEARGVEIVQGWGMTETSPLAAMTAPVGDEGALTREAIVTRKSVQGRIVFPNTAKVVDEGGHALPCDGVSAGLLKIRGPIVVDTYFGAGATALDGDGFFDTGDIAVIDPQGFIRLVDRAKDVVKSGGEWISSIDLENMAMSHPQVLRAAVIAVPDETWGERPLLVVETGDDRPSPAGLIDHLTPLVPRWWLPERIAYAAIPLGATGKIDKVALRRLLASDAAPDLIATR; from the coding sequence GTGACGAACCCGCCGAGCGAGACCTGCGACGCATCGCTGCCCGGGGCGATGCAGGGCTGGGCGATGACGCTGGACACGATCATCGCCCATGCCGCATCGGCTCATGCCGACCGGCCGGTCGTGTCGATCGCGGCGGATGGCGCGGTGCTGCGCCGTACCTACGCCGATGTCGCGCGCGATGCCCGGCGGATGAGCGCCGCGCTGCTGGTGCGCGGTATCCGCCGCACGGACCGGATCGCCACCCTGCTGTGGAAAAGCGACGATCATCTCGTCGCTTGGTACGGGGCGATGGGCATCGGTGCCGTCGCGCACACGCTCAACCCGCGTCTTCATCCCGATCAGGTCGCCTGGATCGCCGCGCACGGCGGTGGCCGCATCCTGATCCTCGACCCGCAGTTCGTCCCGCTGGTCACGGCCATCCTGCCCGCCCTGCCCGCGATCGAATTGCTGGTGGTTGCCGGCGCGGACGATGTCGCCGCCACGATCGGCGGCACGCCGGCCATGACGTTCGCGCAATTCCTGGCGGAAGGACGGGAGGATGTGGCGTGGGGCGGCTTCGACGAGCTGACGCCGTCCGGGCTCTGCTACACCTCCGGGACGACCGGCGATCCGAAGGGCGTGCTCTACACCCACCGATCCAATTTTCTTCACGCGATCACCGCCAATCAGCCGAACGGGCTGGCGCTCCGCACGACCGATACGGTGCTGCCGATCGTCCCGATGTTCCACGCCAATGCCTGGGGCTTGCCCTTCATCGCGCCGATGACCGGCGCGGGCCTGGTCCTGCCCGGCCCGCGGCTGGACGGCGCATCGCTCCACAGGCTGATGGAACGCGAAGGCGTCACGTTCGCGGCGGGCGTGCCCACGGTCTGCCAGGGGCTGCTCCGCCATCTGGAGGAGACCGGCGCCTCGCTGACGACGCTGCGCCGCATGCTGATCGGCGGGTCCGCCGTCTCCCGCGCGCTGATCGAGGCGTTCGAGGCGCGTGGCGTGGAGATCGTTCAAGGCTGGGGCATGACCGAGACCTCGCCTCTCGCCGCGATGACCGCGCCGGTCGGCGACGAGGGCGCGCTGACCCGCGAGGCGATCGTCACGCGCAAGAGCGTGCAGGGCCGTATCGTGTTTCCGAACACCGCCAAGGTCGTCGATGAAGGCGGCCATGCCCTGCCGTGCGACGGGGTCAGCGCTGGGCTGCTCAAGATACGCGGCCCGATCGTCGTCGACACATATTTCGGCGCTGGCGCGACCGCGCTGGACGGAGACGGCTTCTTCGATACCGGCGACATCGCCGTGATCGATCCGCAGGGTTTCATCCGGCTCGTCGATCGCGCCAAGGACGTGGTGAAATCCGGCGGCGAGTGGATCTCCTCGATCGATCTCGAGAACATGGCGATGAGCCACCCGCAGGTCCTGCGCGCCGCGGTGATCGCGGTTCCCGACGAGACATGGGGCGAGCGGCCGTTGCTGGTGGTGGAGACCGGCGACGATCGGCCGAGCCCCGCCGGGCTGATCGATCACCTGACGCCGCTTGTACCCAGATGGTGGCTGCCGGAGCGGATCGCCTATGCGGCGATCCCGCTCGGCGCCACCGGCAAGATCGACAAGGTCGCGCTTCGCCGCCTGCTAGCGTCCGATGCCGCGCCCGACCTGATCGCGACCCGCTGA
- a CDS encoding TetR/AcrR family transcriptional regulator, whose product MATRNAGRKAEGREGPVNKRRQLVDGEIYNVATELFTRKGYGNTSLQDIADAMGLSRPSLYHYVRSKEDILARLVKDFTEVRAAEHSTVTTDPALDAPAKLRHLVASTVQPIAEHPLRFRLLDRSENDLPAEMLKKHRAGKRAVRDAFVSVVAEGTRTGRFRPVDPVSTAFALIGMCTWVAWWFNPAGQEDVARVVASITDLALQSVLAGGTDVAPAGPAVALRTIRHQLDIVEAALGPLDQA is encoded by the coding sequence TTGGCGACACGCAATGCGGGGCGGAAGGCGGAAGGCCGCGAGGGGCCGGTCAACAAGCGCCGCCAGCTCGTCGATGGCGAGATCTACAATGTCGCGACCGAGCTGTTCACCCGAAAGGGCTATGGCAATACCAGCCTGCAGGACATCGCCGACGCGATGGGGCTTAGCCGCCCGTCGCTCTACCATTATGTGCGCAGCAAGGAGGACATCCTCGCGCGGCTGGTCAAGGATTTCACGGAGGTGCGGGCCGCCGAGCATTCCACCGTCACCACCGATCCGGCGCTCGATGCGCCGGCCAAGCTGCGTCATCTCGTGGCTTCGACGGTGCAACCTATCGCCGAGCACCCGCTGCGCTTCCGCCTGCTCGACCGGAGCGAGAACGATCTGCCGGCGGAGATGCTGAAGAAGCATCGCGCCGGCAAGCGCGCCGTCCGCGACGCGTTCGTTAGCGTGGTGGCCGAAGGCACGCGCACCGGGCGGTTCCGGCCGGTCGATCCGGTGTCGACCGCGTTCGCGTTGATCGGCATGTGCACGTGGGTCGCCTGGTGGTTCAACCCGGCCGGGCAGGAGGATGTCGCCCGGGTGGTGGCATCGATCACCGATCTGGCGCTGCAATCCGTGCTGGCGGGCGGCACCGACGTGGCGCCCGCCGGCCCCGCCGTCGCGCTCAGGACGATCCGCCACCAGCTGGACATCGTCGAGGCGGCGCTCGGGCCGCTCGATCAAGCCTGA
- a CDS encoding LLM class flavin-dependent oxidoreductase — protein MTANPIFNANRMKVGIFCTNGKGAALTTVPEAYVATWASSVETARIADDAGFEAIVPYARWKGYVAGQPDHITGHVMEPFTWAAGIAQATRHSAVFATSHAPTIHPILAAKQAVTVDLISGGRFGLNVVGGWNKPELEMFGAALREHDQRYDHLAEWTEIVERLWRDDQAFDFAGKFFTVLEGISLPKPVQRPRPPIMNAGGSARGQRFACEYADMCFVIIKSERPEKIREQVDAYKTMAREEFGRDIQIWTNAFVVQDEDQDAAERYLHRYSVEYEDRDAADAWMKAQQEQTQLMPREALAAFRQRFVAGAGGFPLVGTADRIAERLELLAECGIGGVLLTWVDYVAGMQHFVRDVLPLMERACLRSPFSPAM, from the coding sequence ATGACCGCGAACCCCATCTTCAACGCCAACCGGATGAAGGTCGGCATATTCTGCACCAACGGCAAGGGCGCGGCGCTGACGACGGTGCCCGAAGCCTATGTCGCGACATGGGCCTCATCGGTGGAGACCGCGCGGATCGCCGACGATGCCGGCTTCGAGGCGATCGTTCCTTATGCCCGCTGGAAGGGCTATGTCGCCGGCCAGCCGGATCATATCACCGGCCACGTCATGGAGCCGTTCACCTGGGCGGCGGGGATCGCCCAGGCGACGCGTCATTCCGCCGTGTTCGCCACCTCGCACGCGCCGACCATCCATCCGATCCTCGCCGCCAAGCAGGCGGTGACCGTCGATCTCATCTCGGGCGGCCGGTTCGGGCTGAACGTCGTCGGCGGCTGGAACAAGCCCGAACTGGAGATGTTCGGCGCGGCGCTGCGCGAGCACGACCAGCGATACGATCATCTGGCCGAGTGGACCGAGATCGTCGAGCGGTTGTGGCGGGACGATCAGGCATTCGATTTCGCCGGCAAGTTCTTCACCGTGCTGGAGGGCATCTCGCTTCCCAAGCCCGTCCAGCGGCCGCGTCCGCCGATCATGAATGCCGGCGGATCGGCGCGCGGGCAGCGCTTCGCATGCGAATATGCCGACATGTGCTTCGTCATCATCAAGTCCGAACGGCCGGAGAAGATCCGCGAGCAGGTGGACGCGTACAAGACGATGGCGCGCGAGGAGTTCGGTCGCGACATCCAGATTTGGACCAACGCCTTCGTCGTGCAGGACGAGGATCAGGATGCCGCCGAACGCTACCTCCACCGCTACTCGGTCGAATATGAGGACAGGGATGCGGCGGACGCGTGGATGAAGGCGCAGCAGGAACAGACGCAGCTGATGCCGCGGGAGGCGCTTGCCGCCTTTCGCCAGCGCTTCGTGGCGGGCGCGGGCGGCTTTCCCCTGGTGGGCACCGCCGACCGGATCGCGGAGCGCCTGGAGTTGCTGGCCGAGTGCGGGATAGGCGGCGTGCTGCTGACCTGGGTGGATTATGTGGCCGGCATGCAGCACTTCGTGCGCGATGTGCTGCCGCTGATGGAGCGGGCCTGCCTGCGTTCGCCATTCTCGCCGGCCATGTAG